One region of Quercus lobata isolate SW786 chromosome 2, ValleyOak3.0 Primary Assembly, whole genome shotgun sequence genomic DNA includes:
- the LOC115974993 gene encoding caffeic acid 3-O-methyltransferase-like, with protein MGSLENKVTPTLSVSEDDKACLQAILVSSAQIFSCVLNAAIELDLFGIIARAGPAACITTSEIASQLPTKDSESDTPSRLDRMLRVLVSHSLLTCSIHTLEDGRVERLYGLTPTSYFFVEKDDGSSLASLSAFISHRAFWDASLRMKHAILEGGNQFQRVHGKSLFQYMDKDPAFNTLFNKSMADLSTIALSKILEVYQGFVGLTSLVDVGGGNGKCLSMVISKYPSIKGINFDLPHVIQSAQSYPGIEHVGGDMFHNVPKGDAIVMKNILHDWNDENCKKLLRTCYKALPDNGKVVIIELLMPEATVSSMASQYISRLDVSMLLNLEGQERTEKEFEALCKESGFSKFQVVFCAYALWAVMEFHK; from the exons ATGGGTTCCTTAGAAAACAAAGTTACACCCACACTTAGTGTTAGTGAAGATGATAAGGCATGCCTCCAGGCTATCCTAGTCTCCAGTGCCCAAATATTTTCTTGTGTCCTAAATGCAGCCATTGAGCTTGACCTGTTTGGGATTATTGCTAGAGCAGGCCCTGCTGCTTGTATCACAACTTCTGAAATTGCTTCTCAGCTTCCAACAAAGGACTCTGAGTCTGATACACCTTCTAGGTTGGATCGCATGTTGCGAGTCCTTGTTAGTCACTCCCTTTTGACATGCTCTATCCACACACTTGAAGATGGTAGGGTTGAGAGACTTTATGGACTCACACCAACCTCTTACTTCTTTGTTGAAAAAGATGATGGCAGTTCCCTGGCTTCTCTTTCAGCTTTCATTTCTCACCGAGCCTTTTGGGATGCCAG CCTACGGATGAAGCATGCCATTCTTGAAGGTGGTAATCAATTTCAAAGAGTGCATGGAAAGTCCTTGTTCCAATATATGGACAAGGATCCAGCTTTCAACACACTTTTCAACAAGAGCATGGCTGATCTTTCCACAATAGCCCTGTCGAAAATTCTTGAGGTATACCAAGGCTTTGTGGGGCTAACATCATTGGTTGATGTCGGGGGCGGAAATGGGAAATGCCTAAGCATGGTCATTTCCAAGTACCCTTCCATTAAAGGCATTAACTTTGACTTGCCTCATGTGATACAAAGCGCACAATCTTATCCTG GTATTGAGCACGTGGGAGGAGATATGTTTCACAATGTACCTAAAGGGGATGCAATTGTAATGAAG AATATACTCCATGACTGGAATGATGAAAACTGCAAGAAACTTTTGAGGACCTGCTATAAAGCACTACCAGATAATGGGAAGGTAGTTATTATTGAACTACTCATGCCAGAAGCTACAGTGTCAAGTATGGCTTCTCAATATATCTCTCGTCTTGACGTCAGCATGTTGTTGAACCTTGAAGGCCAGGAGAGAACCGAGAAAGAATTTGAGGCTTTGTGCAAGGAATccggattttcaaaatttcaagttgtTTTCTGTGCTTATGCTCTTTGGGCAGTAATGGAGTTCCATAAATAA